The proteins below come from a single Drosophila suzukii chromosome X, CBGP_Dsuzu_IsoJpt1.0, whole genome shotgun sequence genomic window:
- the fs(1)h gene encoding homeotic protein female sterile isoform X7, which produces MSSNEPPPRYEPPVEPVNGIVQPPVVPPAERPGRNTNQLQYLIKTVMKVIWKHHFSWPFQQPVDAKKLNLPDYHKIIKQPMDMGTIKKRLENNYYWSAKETIHDFNTMFNNCYVYNKPGEDVVVMAQTLEKVFLQKIESMPKEELELEPVTAKGGKKKQRAPATPKTSSATVGGGATTGSGTASSAAVNSGAGSGSTKVSAAASSAQQSGLQGATGAGSASTPGAQAGSGAGGATAARPVSAMGGTVSSTAGGAPSIPPISTMPPHTVPGSTNTTTTAMAGGAGGAGAAAANPNAAALMASLLNAGQTGAYPGAPGQTAVNSSSLLDGSTAAAAAAAAAAAAAAAGVGGAAGAAGGAAGAGVTIPSVAVNATNAVQAYVNAGVSVGVDAVIPPQQPAKIKKGVKRKADTTTPTANAFESPYAQMDSKSAKIATRRESNRQGSGYNMSPLGVSGVPGLGGLVAGGVAGVAVAKNKEKLSDALKSCNEILKELFSKKHSGYAWPFYKPVDAEMLGLHDYHDIIKKPMDLGTVKRKMDNREYKSAPEFAADVRLIFTNCYKYNPPDHDVVAMGRKLQDVFEMRYANIPDEPVANAAHHHGHGHGHGHGHGHGHGHGHGHGHGHGYGGPLKHDASDSSSEDSSDTENESNSDEERSAKLKMLESKLLGLQEEIRKLSEEASAKKKAKKKLKEKKKSMGGGSGSASHHGHASGGGANAGGAGGAGSGGHSGVVSVPGGVGAMGAGGAGGANLNALLSGSLVGPGGAAVAGGVPNVAALHSQVHDAAMAVFGQLAGGGAAAGGGFGAGVTASGASTGGKAGTLAGALAAGAAAGAGGTSGSGGGSSKGAKSKGGRGAKGSGGGGVGGSNNTAAGNAAGGAAGAAAGAGAVGAVGGAGAAGGGNASKRAKSSSSAGAGGAVGGANASTGGAGARGSSKKKPSQVMNFDSEEEDTAKPMSYDEKRQLSLDINKLPGDKLGRVVHIIQNREPSLRDSNPDEIEIDFETLKPSTLRELESYVASCLRKKTRKPYYKKPSGKSKDEQMAEKKQELEKRLQDVTGQLGASKKNAKKDESASNKVEAVQPANPVSSSSSSSDSSSSSSSDSSSSDSSDSEAGDGDERPPRKKKPRDSNGGNQVNNPSINVVLGGNHPSGALTPTTMLMGLDHVVNSTSQMSNMLGNANPLMAAAMLNNNNKTTLPGSNFGGAPTAGAGNMLHAGGGSVAGAAVSGATGQQQQQQHNKNGPNDLSKVPPGGSITAALPPHSFAGGSAAAAAAVATSQSSGGIRIASNLHKPAGLGGGDLGEHHAALAAALTSGVNSTGTSGGGNTGSNSNNNGGSNNNNTNPLGGPHGDAMANASLASGLKQIPQFDDPVEQSLASLEFSTGSTGKSSLPDNFLMQQHLMQPGGPQQQQQQQPFGHQQQQQQQQQQQQQQQQQHMDYVTELLTKGAENVGGMNGNHLLNFNLDMAAAAYQQKHPQQQQQQQQQQQQQQAHNNGFNVADFGMAGFDGLNMTAASAFLDLEHTLQQQQMQLQQQQQQTHQQQQQQQHHQQQQQQLTQQQQQQQQHLQQQQQQLHQQLNQQLHQQQQVANKLLIIPKPIESMMPSPPDKQQLQQHQKVLPPQQSPSDMKLHPSQAAAAAAASAQGKLSQAFKATNEQNLKNASSWSSLASANSPQSHTSSSSSSSKAKPAMDSFQQFRNKAKERDRLKLLEAAEKEKKNQKEAAEKEQQRKHHKSSSSSSSASAASAQAAAVAAASLAEAVALGAAAAAAVASNASSASGGSSSGGGGGGGGGPTSNQAISGDRERDRDRERERERSGSGGGQSGNGNNSSNSANSNGPGSAGSGGSGGGGGGSGPASAGGPNSGGGGNANSNSGGGPALLNAGSNSNSGVGSGGAASSNSNSSVGGIVGSGGPGSNSQGSSGGGGGPASGGMGSVEYLITRCAPQNRAQEVAAAVAVQAFLAASPLGAMESGRKSVHDAQPQISRVDDIKASPGGQGQSSPAQQSPQDRAAAKRAEQRRAEQERRRREAMAGQIDMNMQSDLMAAFEETL; this is translated from the exons atgtCGTCCAATGAGCCACCGCCCCGTTACGAGCCACCCGTGGAGCCAGTCAATGGCATTGTACAGCCACCGGTGGTGCCGCCAGCGGAGCGACCCGGCCGCAATACGAACCAATTGCAATATCTGATCAAGACGGTGATGAAGGTGATATGGAAGCACCACTTCTCGTGGCCCTTTCAACAGCCCGTCGATGCCAAGAAGCTCAACCTGCCCGACTACCATAAGATCATCAAACAGCCCATGGATATGGGTACGATCAAGAAGCGGCTGGAGAACAACTACTATTGGTCCGCCAAGGAGACCATACACGACTTCAATACGATGTTCAACAATTGCTATGTCTACAACAAACCCGGCGAGGATGTCGTTGTGATGGCCCAGACGCTCGAAAAGGTCTTCCTGCAGAAGATCGAATCGATGCCCAAGGAGGAGCTCGAACTGGAGCCGGTTACGGCCAAGGGTGGCAAGAAGAAGCAACGGGCGCCGGCTACGCCCAAGACATCGTCAGCGACCGTTGGTGGTGGAGCAACCACCGGTTCCGGCACAGCCTCCTCGGCGGCAGTTAACAGCGGAGCGGGAAGTGGCTCCACCAAAGTGTCAGCAGCCGCCTCATCCGCGCAACAGTCCGGTCTGCAAGGAGCGACGGGAGCGGGCTCGGCGAGTACACCAGGAGCCCAGGCGGGTTCCGGTGCGGGAGGAGCGACCGCCGCCCGACCCGTATCCGCCATGGGCGGCACGGTTTCATCGACGGCCGGCGGTGCACCGTCCATACCACCGATTAGCACAATGCCACCGCACACGGTACCCGGCAGTACCAATACGACGACGACAGCGATGGCTGGCGGCGCTGGTGGAGCAGGTGCAGCCGCAGCCAATCCCAATGCCGCCGCCCTGATGGCCAGCCTTCTGAATGCGGGCCAAACGGGCGCCTATCCCGGCGCCCCTGGCCAGACGGCGGTCAACAGCTCCTCGCTTCTAGATGGCAGTACAGccgcagcagcggcagcagcagcagcagcggcagcggcggcggcgggaGTGGGCGGTGCAGCGGGAGCAGCCGGTGGTGCAGCGGGCGCCGGAGTGACAATACCATCTGTAGCCGTCAATGCCACCAACGCCGTTCAGGCCTATGTGAATGCGGGCGTGAGCGTTGGTGTGGACGCCGTGATACCGCCGCAGCAGCCCGCCAAAATAAAGAAGGGCGTCAAACGAAAGGCGGACACGACCACGCCGACGGCCAATGCCTTTGAATCGCCTTACGCGCAAATGGACTCCAAATCGGCCAAGATTGCGACGCGACGGGAGTCGAATCGTCAG GGCTCGGGATACAATATGTCGCCGCTGGGCGTCTCCGGAGTGCCCGGACTTGGCGGTCTGGTTGCCGGCGGCGTGGCCGGCGTTGCGGTGGCCAAGAACAAGGAGAAGCTATCGGATGCGCTCAAGTCGTGCAACGAGATCCTCAAGGAGCTCTTCTCGAAGAAGCACTCAGGATATGCCTGGCCGTTCTACAAGCCCGTGGACGCGGAAATGCTTGGCCTGCATGACTATCACGACATCATCAAGAAGCCAATGGATCTGGGCACTGTCAAGCGGAAAATGGACAATCGCGAGTACAAGAGCGCGCCGGAATTTGCTGCCGACGTGCGATTAATATTCACCAACTGCTACAAGTACAATCCGCCAGATCACGATGTTGTGGCCATGGGCCGCAAGCTGCAGGACGTCTTTGAGATGCGCTACGCCAACATCCCCGACGAGCCGGTGGCCAATGCGGCCCACCATCACGGGCACGGCCATGGGCATGGTCACGGTCACGGCCACGGTCACGGGCATGGTCACGGACATGGCCATGGTCACGGTTACGGCGGTCCCCTCAAGCACGATGCCAGCGATTCGTCTAGCGAGGACTCCAGCGACACCGAGAACGAATCCAACTCGGACGAGGAGCGCAGCGCCAAGCTGAAAATGCTCGAGTCCAAGCTGCTTGGCCTGCAGGAGGAGATCCGCAAGCTGTCCGAGGAGGCCTCCGCCAAGAAGAAGGCGAAGAAGAAACTCAAGGAGAAGAAGAAGTCGATGGGCGGTGGCTCTGGATCGGCCTCGCATCATGGTCACGCCTCAGGCGGCGGTGCAAATGCTGGCGGAGCAGGCGGCGCTGGATCCGGCGGCCATTCGGGCGTCGTCTCTGTGCCGGGTGGTGTCGGAGCCATGGGTGCCGGTGGAGCGGGCGGCGCTAATCTCAACGCACTGCTCAGTGGTTCGTTGGTTGGTCCGGGCGGAGCAGCTGTCGCCGGCGGCGTTCCCAATGTGGCGGCGTTGCACAGCCAGGTTCACGACGCGGCCATGGCGGTCTTTGGCCAGCTGGCGGGCGGCGGTGCCGCGGCCGGTGGCGGCTTTGGTGCCGGTGTGACAGCATCGGGCGCATCGACGGGCGGCAAGGCGGGCACCCTGGCCGGCGCTCTGGCAGCGGGCGCGGCGGCAGGCGCCGGCGGTACATCTGGCAGCGGCGGTGGCAGCAGTAAAGGTGCTAAGAGCAAGGGCGGACGCGGCGCCAAGGGCAGCGGAGGCGGCGGCGTTGGAGGTAGCAATAACACCGCTGCGGGCAATGCGGCAGGCGGTGCAGCGGGAGCTGCAGCTGGCGCAGGAGCCGTCGGAGCTGTTGGCGGTGCAGGAGCAGCAGGCGGCGGCAACGCATCTAAGCGGGCCAAGAGCAGCAGTTCGGCAGGCGCTGGCGGCGCTGTTGGGGGCGCGAATGCCAGTACCGGTGGCGCCGGTGCGCGCGGCAGCAGCAAGAAGAAGCCCAGCCAGGTGATGAACTTTGACTCCGAGGAGGAGGACACGGCCAAGCCAATGTCGTACGATGAGAAACGTCAGCTGTCGCTCGACATCAACAAGTTGCCAG GTGACAAGCTGGGCCGTGTGGTACACATCATCCAGAACCGGGAGCCATCGCTGCGTGACTCCAATCCCGACGAAATCGAGATCGACTTCGAGACGCTGAAGCCGTCGACGCTGCGCGAGCTTGAAAGCTATGTGGCGTCGTGTTTGCGCAAAAAAACACGTAAGCCATATT ATAAAAAGCCTTCCGGCAAGTCGAAGGACGAGCAGATGGCAGAGAAAAAGCAGGAGCTGGAAAAGCGACTGCAGGACGTCACCGGCCAGCTGGGGGCAAGCAAGAAAAACGCCAAGAAAG ATGAGTCCGCTTCGAACAAGGTCGAGGCAGTGCAGCCGGCGAATCCCGTGTCATCGAGTTCCAGTTCCAGCGATTCATCGTCGTCGAGTTCGAGTGATAGCAGTTCGAGTGACTCGAGCGACAGTGAAGCAG GTGATGGTGACGAACGACCGCCGCGCAAGAAAAAACCCCGAGACTCGAACGGAGGCAAT CAGGTAAATAATCCAAGTATAAATGTGGTTCTGGGCGGCAACCATCCGAGTGGCGCCCTCACGCCGACAACCATGTTGATGGGCCTGGACCATGTGGTGAACTCCACATCACAAATGT CCAACATGCTGGGCAATGCCAATCCCCTGATGGCAGCTGCCATGctaaacaacaacaacaagacaACACTGCCGGGCAGCAATTTCGGCGGTGCGCCCACTGCCGGTGCCGGGAACATGTTGCACGCCGGTGGCGGTTCAGTTGCCGGTGCTGCAGTTTCCGGGGCGACggggcagcagcagcaacagcagcacaACAAGAATGGACCAAATGATCTGAGCAAAGTGCCGCCGGGTGGCTCCATCACCGCCGCCCTGCCGCCGCACAGTTTCGCCGGAggatcagcagcagcagcagcagcagtggcCACCAGTCAGTCAAGTGGTGGCATTCGCATAGCCAGCAATCTGCACAAGCCGGCCGGTTTGGGTGGCGGTGATCTTGGCGAGCATCATGCGGCACTGGCGGCTGCCCTGACGTCCGGCGTTAACAGCACCGGCACTTCTGGCGGTGGCAACAccggcagcaacagcaacaacaacggcggcagcaacaacaacaacactaACCCACTGGGCGGACCGCATGGGGATGCGATGGCCAATGCCTCGCTGGCCTCTGGCCTCAAACAGATACCACAGTTCGATGATCCCGTTGAGCAGTCGCTGGCCTCGTTGGAGTTCAGCACCGGCTCCACGGGCAAGTCATCGTTGCCTGACAACTTTTTAATGCAGCAGCATCTGATGCAGCCCGGCggaccacagcagcagcagcagcagcaaccctttggccatcagcagcagcagcagcagcagcaacaacaacagcagcagcagcagcagcagcacatgGACTACGTAACAGAGCTGCTGACCAAGGGAGCGGAGAATGTGGGCGGCATGAATGGCAACCACCTGCTGAACTTCAATCTAGACATGGCGGCGGCCGCCTACCAGCAAAAGCatccccagcagcagcagcaacaacaacagcagcagcagcagcagcaggcgcaCAACAATGGCTTCAATGTGGCCGATTTCGGCATGGCCGGATTCGATGGCCTCAATATGACGGCGGCCTCAGCATTCCTCGATCTGGAGCACACgctccagcagcaacagatgcagctgcagcagcaacaacagcaaacgcaccagcagcagcagcagcagcaacatcaccagcaacaacagcagcaactaacccagcagcagcagcaacagcagcaacatctccagcaacagcaacagcaactgcaTCAGCAGCTCAATCAGCAGCtccatcagcagcagcaggtggCCAACAAGTTGCTGATCATACCCAAGCCCATCGAATCGATGATGCCCAGTCCGCCGGACAAGCAGCAATTGCAGCAGCATCAGAAGGTGTTGCCGCCGCAGCAGTCGCCCTCGGATATGAAGCTGCATCCGAGTCAggcggcggcagcggcagctGCATCAGCACAGGGCAAGCTGTCGCAGGCCTTCAAAGCCACCAACGAGCAGAACCTGAAGAATGCCAGCTCATGGTCCTCGCTGGCGTCGGCGAACTCACCGCAGTCGCACACGTCGAGCAGCTCGAGCAGCAGCAAGGCAAAGCCGGCCATGGACTCGTTCCAGCAGTTCCGCAACAAAGCCAAAGAACGCGACCGTCTCAAGCTGCTGGAGGCGGCCGAGAAGGAGAAGAAGAACCAAAAGGAGGCCGCCGAGAAGGAGCAGCAGCGTAAGCACCACAAGTCCTCGTCATCATCTTCGTCGGCCTCGGCCGCATCCGCCCAGGCAGCAGCCGTTGCAGCCGCATCATTAGCCGAGGCGGTGGCCTTGggagcagcagcggcagcggccGTGGCTTCCAATGCTTCGAGTGCTTCGGGCGGCAGCAGTAGTGGcggcggtggtggtggtggcggcgGTCCGACCAGCAACCAGGCGATCAGTGGCGATCGCGAGCGTGATAGGGATCGCGAGCGGGAACGTGAGCGTTCCGGCAGCGGTGGCGGTCAGTCCGGCAATGggaacaacagcagcaattCGGCCAACAGCAATGGACCCGGCAGTGCGGGCAGCGGTGGCagtggcggcggcggcggaggcAGTGGTCCGGCCAGCGCCGGTGGACCAaacagcggcggcggcggcaatGCCAATAGTAACAGCGGTGGCGGACCGGCGCTGCTCAATGCCGGCAGCAATAGCAACAGTGGCGTAGGCAGCGGCGGCGctgccagcagcaacagcaacagcagcgtcGGCGGCATCGTTGGCAGCGGCGGACCGGGCTCCAATAGCCAGGGCAGCAGTGGTGGTGGCGGAGGTCCTGCAAGCGGTGGCATGGGCAGCGTTGAATACCTGATAACCCGCTGTGCGCCCCAGAACCGGGCGCAGGAGGTGGCGGCCGCTGTGGCTGTTCAGGCGTTCCTGGCTGCCTCGCCCCTGGGCGCCATGGAAAGCGGAAG GAAAAGCGTTCACGATGCTCAGCCGCAGATATCGCGGGTGGATGACATCAAGGCGTCGCCGGGCGGACAGGGCCAGAGTTCGCCGGCACAGCAATCGCCGCAGGATCGGGCGGCCGCCAAACGTGCCGAGCAGCGGCGGGCCGAGCAAGAGCGGCGCAGGCGCGAAGCG ATGGCTGGCCAAATCGATATGAACATGCAGAGCGATCTCATGGCTGCCTTCGAGGAGACGCTGTAG
- the fs(1)h gene encoding homeotic protein female sterile isoform X9 gives MSSNEPPPRYEPPVEPVNGIVQPPVVPPAERPGRNTNQLQYLIKTVMKVIWKHHFSWPFQQPVDAKKLNLPDYHKIIKQPMDMGTIKKRLENNYYWSAKETIHDFNTMFNNCYVYNKPGEDVVVMAQTLEKVFLQKIESMPKEELELEPVTAKGGKKKQRAPATPKTSSATVGGGATTGSGTASSAAVNSGAGSGSTKVSAAASSAQQSGLQGATGAGSASTPGAQAGSGAGGATAARPVSAMGGTVSSTAGGAPSIPPISTMPPHTVPGSTNTTTTAMAGGAGGAGAAAANPNAAALMASLLNAGQTGAYPGAPGQTAVNSSSLLDGSTAAAAAAAAAAAAAAAGVGGAAGAAGGAAGAGVTIPSVAVNATNAVQAYVNAGVSVGVDAVIPPQQPAKIKKGVKRKADTTTPTANAFESPYAQMDSKSAKIATRRESNRQGSGYNMSPLGVSGVPGLGGLVAGGVAGVAVAKNKEKLSDALKSCNEILKELFSKKHSGYAWPFYKPVDAEMLGLHDYHDIIKKPMDLGTVKRKMDNREYKSAPEFAADVRLIFTNCYKYNPPDHDVVAMGRKLQDVFEMRYANIPDEPVANAAHHHGHGHGHGHGHGHGHGHGHGHGHGHGYGGPLKHDASDSSSEDSSDTENESNSDEERSAKLKMLESKLLGLQEEIRKLSEEASAKKKAKKKLKEKKKSMGGGSGSASHHGHASGGGANAGGAGGAGSGGHSGVVSVPGGVGAMGAGGAGGANLNALLSGSLVGPGGAAVAGGVPNVAALHSQVHDAAMAVFGQLAGGGAAAGGGFGAGVTASGASTGGKAGTLAGALAAGAAAGAGGTSGSGGGSSKGAKSKGGRGAKGSGGGGVGGSNNTAAGNAAGGAAGAAAGAGAVGAVGGAGAAGGGNASKRAKSSSSAGAGGAVGGANASTGGAGARGSSKKKPSQVMNFDSEEEDTAKPMSYDEKRQLSLDINKLPGDKLGRVVHIIQNREPSLRDSNPDEIEIDFETLKPSTLRELESYVASCLRKKTRKPYYKKPSGKSKDEQMAEKKQELEKRLQDVTGQLGASKKNAKKDESASNKVEAVQPANPVSSSSSSSDSSSSSSSDSSSSDSSDSEAG, from the exons atgtCGTCCAATGAGCCACCGCCCCGTTACGAGCCACCCGTGGAGCCAGTCAATGGCATTGTACAGCCACCGGTGGTGCCGCCAGCGGAGCGACCCGGCCGCAATACGAACCAATTGCAATATCTGATCAAGACGGTGATGAAGGTGATATGGAAGCACCACTTCTCGTGGCCCTTTCAACAGCCCGTCGATGCCAAGAAGCTCAACCTGCCCGACTACCATAAGATCATCAAACAGCCCATGGATATGGGTACGATCAAGAAGCGGCTGGAGAACAACTACTATTGGTCCGCCAAGGAGACCATACACGACTTCAATACGATGTTCAACAATTGCTATGTCTACAACAAACCCGGCGAGGATGTCGTTGTGATGGCCCAGACGCTCGAAAAGGTCTTCCTGCAGAAGATCGAATCGATGCCCAAGGAGGAGCTCGAACTGGAGCCGGTTACGGCCAAGGGTGGCAAGAAGAAGCAACGGGCGCCGGCTACGCCCAAGACATCGTCAGCGACCGTTGGTGGTGGAGCAACCACCGGTTCCGGCACAGCCTCCTCGGCGGCAGTTAACAGCGGAGCGGGAAGTGGCTCCACCAAAGTGTCAGCAGCCGCCTCATCCGCGCAACAGTCCGGTCTGCAAGGAGCGACGGGAGCGGGCTCGGCGAGTACACCAGGAGCCCAGGCGGGTTCCGGTGCGGGAGGAGCGACCGCCGCCCGACCCGTATCCGCCATGGGCGGCACGGTTTCATCGACGGCCGGCGGTGCACCGTCCATACCACCGATTAGCACAATGCCACCGCACACGGTACCCGGCAGTACCAATACGACGACGACAGCGATGGCTGGCGGCGCTGGTGGAGCAGGTGCAGCCGCAGCCAATCCCAATGCCGCCGCCCTGATGGCCAGCCTTCTGAATGCGGGCCAAACGGGCGCCTATCCCGGCGCCCCTGGCCAGACGGCGGTCAACAGCTCCTCGCTTCTAGATGGCAGTACAGccgcagcagcggcagcagcagcagcagcggcagcggcggcggcgggaGTGGGCGGTGCAGCGGGAGCAGCCGGTGGTGCAGCGGGCGCCGGAGTGACAATACCATCTGTAGCCGTCAATGCCACCAACGCCGTTCAGGCCTATGTGAATGCGGGCGTGAGCGTTGGTGTGGACGCCGTGATACCGCCGCAGCAGCCCGCCAAAATAAAGAAGGGCGTCAAACGAAAGGCGGACACGACCACGCCGACGGCCAATGCCTTTGAATCGCCTTACGCGCAAATGGACTCCAAATCGGCCAAGATTGCGACGCGACGGGAGTCGAATCGTCAG GGCTCGGGATACAATATGTCGCCGCTGGGCGTCTCCGGAGTGCCCGGACTTGGCGGTCTGGTTGCCGGCGGCGTGGCCGGCGTTGCGGTGGCCAAGAACAAGGAGAAGCTATCGGATGCGCTCAAGTCGTGCAACGAGATCCTCAAGGAGCTCTTCTCGAAGAAGCACTCAGGATATGCCTGGCCGTTCTACAAGCCCGTGGACGCGGAAATGCTTGGCCTGCATGACTATCACGACATCATCAAGAAGCCAATGGATCTGGGCACTGTCAAGCGGAAAATGGACAATCGCGAGTACAAGAGCGCGCCGGAATTTGCTGCCGACGTGCGATTAATATTCACCAACTGCTACAAGTACAATCCGCCAGATCACGATGTTGTGGCCATGGGCCGCAAGCTGCAGGACGTCTTTGAGATGCGCTACGCCAACATCCCCGACGAGCCGGTGGCCAATGCGGCCCACCATCACGGGCACGGCCATGGGCATGGTCACGGTCACGGCCACGGTCACGGGCATGGTCACGGACATGGCCATGGTCACGGTTACGGCGGTCCCCTCAAGCACGATGCCAGCGATTCGTCTAGCGAGGACTCCAGCGACACCGAGAACGAATCCAACTCGGACGAGGAGCGCAGCGCCAAGCTGAAAATGCTCGAGTCCAAGCTGCTTGGCCTGCAGGAGGAGATCCGCAAGCTGTCCGAGGAGGCCTCCGCCAAGAAGAAGGCGAAGAAGAAACTCAAGGAGAAGAAGAAGTCGATGGGCGGTGGCTCTGGATCGGCCTCGCATCATGGTCACGCCTCAGGCGGCGGTGCAAATGCTGGCGGAGCAGGCGGCGCTGGATCCGGCGGCCATTCGGGCGTCGTCTCTGTGCCGGGTGGTGTCGGAGCCATGGGTGCCGGTGGAGCGGGCGGCGCTAATCTCAACGCACTGCTCAGTGGTTCGTTGGTTGGTCCGGGCGGAGCAGCTGTCGCCGGCGGCGTTCCCAATGTGGCGGCGTTGCACAGCCAGGTTCACGACGCGGCCATGGCGGTCTTTGGCCAGCTGGCGGGCGGCGGTGCCGCGGCCGGTGGCGGCTTTGGTGCCGGTGTGACAGCATCGGGCGCATCGACGGGCGGCAAGGCGGGCACCCTGGCCGGCGCTCTGGCAGCGGGCGCGGCGGCAGGCGCCGGCGGTACATCTGGCAGCGGCGGTGGCAGCAGTAAAGGTGCTAAGAGCAAGGGCGGACGCGGCGCCAAGGGCAGCGGAGGCGGCGGCGTTGGAGGTAGCAATAACACCGCTGCGGGCAATGCGGCAGGCGGTGCAGCGGGAGCTGCAGCTGGCGCAGGAGCCGTCGGAGCTGTTGGCGGTGCAGGAGCAGCAGGCGGCGGCAACGCATCTAAGCGGGCCAAGAGCAGCAGTTCGGCAGGCGCTGGCGGCGCTGTTGGGGGCGCGAATGCCAGTACCGGTGGCGCCGGTGCGCGCGGCAGCAGCAAGAAGAAGCCCAGCCAGGTGATGAACTTTGACTCCGAGGAGGAGGACACGGCCAAGCCAATGTCGTACGATGAGAAACGTCAGCTGTCGCTCGACATCAACAAGTTGCCAG GTGACAAGCTGGGCCGTGTGGTACACATCATCCAGAACCGGGAGCCATCGCTGCGTGACTCCAATCCCGACGAAATCGAGATCGACTTCGAGACGCTGAAGCCGTCGACGCTGCGCGAGCTTGAAAGCTATGTGGCGTCGTGTTTGCGCAAAAAAACACGTAAGCCATATT ATAAAAAGCCTTCCGGCAAGTCGAAGGACGAGCAGATGGCAGAGAAAAAGCAGGAGCTGGAAAAGCGACTGCAGGACGTCACCGGCCAGCTGGGGGCAAGCAAGAAAAACGCCAAGAAAG ATGAGTCCGCTTCGAACAAGGTCGAGGCAGTGCAGCCGGCGAATCCCGTGTCATCGAGTTCCAGTTCCAGCGATTCATCGTCGTCGAGTTCGAGTGATAGCAGTTCGAGTGACTCGAGCGACAGTGAAGCAGGTTAG